The window TTATTCTATCCCGGAGAATTCCTGCCCCGAATTACTTAACATCTACAATTGCGAGCCGCAGGCGAAGCAATCCCGTTTTTTGCGTATCCGGCTTTCGCGTTCTCAATTACACGGCGAAGCTCTCTTGAAACGAAAAAGTTATACGAGCGGCCCGGAACGGACTCCATCCGTATGAGACCGCGCTCTACGAGATTCCTGACCGCCTTGCGCGCAGTGTTCTCCGATTTAAACCCGCAGTCCCTGCAGATCCTCTCGACGGACGGGAACGACCGCCCCTCCCTGTCGGCGCGGCGCATGAAATATATGAGGACGAGCTTTTCGTTCGCCGTAAGCTCCAGGTCGAATACGAGGTCGGGCACCTGGAAATATCCCCCACCCTTCTGAAGCAGGCCCCCTTCGGGCCCTGAATGACTGTTCAAATCAAATGCAATCCCCGGCCGCCCACGCGCGCGCCGGGCATATCCCCCTTCCTCTTATCCTCCAGCGTCCGGCGCTTGGGACGAATACAGCCGCGCCTCTGCGCCTATATTCAGAGGTTAAACCAGCGAGGGGTTTTGCTCAATGGGGGAATTTACTTTCGAGGGGGGAATTTTGGAGGCGGCGCCCGGATTCGAACCGGGGCATTGCGGTTTTGCAGACCGCTGCCTTACCACTTGGCTACGCCGCCCTTTTATTCGGACTGTAAATTATGAATAACATTTCGTGTTTTTCAAGCGCGGGCGAGGACGAACCCTCCGAAAGCCCTCCCCGCGCGCGTATTTTTCTCCGCTTCTCATTGCCCGCCGTCACACATATAGCTGCCCTTTCAGGACAGTCACCGCCGCACCCGTGAGTATAGCCCTCTCGCCCTCTATGCGGACGTTCACGACACCCCCGCGCGGGGACGCCTGGTACGCCCGGAGCTCGGGCCTTCCGAGCTTCTTCGTCCAGTAAACCCCCATGCAGCAGTGCGCCGCGCCCGTGACGGGGTCCTCGTCTATCCCCGAGCCGGGGGCGAACGCGCGGGCGACGTAATCGTACCCGGGCGACGACGCTGCGCTCGTCACCATCATCCCCGTGACTGGGATCGTCCTAAGGAGCACGAAGTCCGGCGCAAGATTCCTGACCACGTCCTCCGAC is drawn from Thermodesulfobacteriota bacterium and contains these coding sequences:
- a CDS encoding helix-turn-helix domain-containing protein, translated to MNSHSGPEGGLLQKGGGYFQVPDLVFDLELTANEKLVLIYFMRRADREGRSFPSVERICRDCGFKSENTARKAVRNLVERGLIRMESVPGRSYNFFVSRELRRVIENAKAGYAKNGIASPAARNCRC